The bacterium genome has a window encoding:
- a CDS encoding (Fe-S)-binding protein produces MDKDQTRQLKRQCVKCGKCQTVCPLFSVRPIEASAARGKMALAEAVTQGHLDESDTYRNYLETCLLCGACEEICPNKVQTLSAMLGARERLVANGRSKSGKKLILENVVGRPRLLDLAMRLGRNFLGLAFRRIPAESGIRRRFPLPLITRDRTLPSLADNFFTDRYKGQVNSGSGPKVGIFPGCMTNYFYPGTAEGIIGLLKKLGASVYVPEGQVCCGMPALTGGAREVVRKLACQNLEAFEKYELDAIVTGCASCGGNLKENYGGLLREAGVEDQRIEEFTSKVFDINEYLFRHRAPDPREGTVQKEEGGKEELIVTYHHPCHLHRVQGVKAEPIALIQSTPGVRYVPMADDQRCCGMGGSFSLEHYDMAKEVNDQKVARIIETGADAVVTSCPACIMHIRDGLSRNQRGDIEVLHLTELLQRYDCEKQEAGKALDSGTRGLKTGTYDAEHRTQNIIRGLKPADKRDYLLLFEI; encoded by the coding sequence ATGGATAAAGATCAGACCAGACAACTCAAGAGACAGTGCGTCAAGTGCGGGAAGTGCCAGACGGTGTGCCCCCTTTTTTCAGTTCGGCCGATTGAGGCTTCCGCCGCCAGGGGAAAAATGGCCCTGGCTGAAGCTGTCACCCAGGGACACCTTGATGAATCCGATACCTACCGTAACTACCTGGAAACCTGCCTCCTGTGCGGCGCCTGCGAGGAAATTTGTCCCAACAAGGTCCAGACTCTGTCCGCCATGCTCGGTGCAAGGGAAAGGCTGGTTGCCAACGGGAGAAGCAAGTCAGGGAAAAAACTGATCCTTGAAAATGTTGTAGGTCGTCCTCGCCTGCTTGACCTTGCAATGAGACTTGGCAGGAACTTCCTGGGCCTTGCTTTTAGAAGGATCCCCGCCGAGAGTGGGATCAGGCGAAGGTTCCCGCTTCCCCTTATCACCCGTGACCGGACTCTTCCCAGCCTGGCCGACAACTTTTTCACAGACCGGTACAAGGGACAGGTGAACTCCGGATCAGGGCCAAAGGTGGGGATCTTCCCTGGCTGCATGACCAACTATTTCTATCCCGGGACAGCCGAGGGAATAATAGGGCTTCTAAAAAAACTGGGAGCCTCTGTATACGTTCCTGAAGGTCAGGTCTGTTGCGGTATGCCGGCGCTGACGGGCGGGGCCAGGGAGGTTGTCAGGAAACTTGCATGTCAGAACCTGGAGGCCTTCGAGAAATACGAACTGGATGCTATTGTCACCGGCTGCGCCTCTTGTGGGGGCAATCTCAAGGAAAACTACGGTGGACTTCTCCGGGAAGCTGGTGTCGAAGATCAGCGCATCGAGGAGTTTACCTCCAAAGTGTTTGACATTAACGAGTACCTGTTTCGCCACAGAGCACCTGATCCCCGGGAAGGTACGGTCCAGAAGGAAGAGGGAGGCAAGGAAGAGCTGATCGTAACCTACCACCACCCATGCCATCTCCATAGAGTACAGGGAGTGAAAGCTGAGCCCATTGCTCTGATCCAGTCGACTCCAGGTGTCAGGTATGTCCCCATGGCAGATGATCAACGGTGCTGCGGAATGGGCGGGTCCTTCAGCCTGGAGCATTATGATATGGCAAAGGAGGTGAACGACCAGAAGGTGGCCAGGATCATCGAGACTGGAGCTGATGCCGTAGTGACCTCTTGCCCTGCCTGTATTATGCATATACGCGATGGTTTAAGCCGGAACCAAAGAGGGGACATCGAGGTCCTTCACCTTACGGAACTGCTTCAGCGGTATGACTGTGAAAAGCAGGAGGCAGGAAAGGCTTTGGACTCGGGGACACGGGGGCTGAAGACCGGAACATATGACGCAGAACACAGAACGCAGAATATAATCAGAGGCTTAAAGCCGGCAGATAAGAGAGACTATCTACTCCTTTTTGAAATTTGA
- a CDS encoding FAD-linked oxidase C-terminal domain-containing protein translates to MDSSVKNQIRTIVGKEHCSDRKEDLFLYSYDAMNRRYLPDMVAHPSSAQEISRLINLANEKLFAIVPRGAGTGLTGGSLAVDGGLVITTSRMNRILEIDPENQTAWVEAGVFNGDLQSAAAAHGLFFPPDPASMDFSTLGGNAAENAGGARAVKYGVTRDYVMALEVVMPTGEIVHTGSAAIKSVTGYDLTRLIVGSEGTLGVITRLCLKLIPIPEAVGTMLAAFPEINTAAKAVAMIMSSRVTPSTLEFMDRTAVECVKEYLQDDIPPDVAALLLIEVDGSPSVVEADSKVLEKKCLEAGARYVQSARESEEREALWTARRSLSPAIMKIRPLKINEDVAVPRMKIPDLITGIEELARKHRLTIVNFGHAGDGNVHVNFLLDPEDKEEVSRADHCVKELFQLVIALGGTLSGEHGIGIAKAPYLDIELESSATDVMKKIKHALDPNNILNPHKTFDYDKTSLERELSPHNG, encoded by the coding sequence ATGGACAGCAGTGTAAAAAACCAGATTCGCACTATCGTAGGTAAGGAACACTGTTCCGACAGGAAAGAGGACCTTTTCCTCTACTCCTACGATGCCATGAACAGACGGTATCTACCCGACATGGTGGCCCACCCCTCTTCTGCGCAGGAGATCTCGCGCCTGATCAACCTTGCTAATGAGAAGCTCTTCGCCATCGTTCCCAGGGGGGCTGGAACCGGCCTTACAGGAGGATCCCTGGCCGTGGACGGCGGTCTTGTTATTACGACCAGCAGGATGAACAGGATCCTGGAGATCGACCCGGAAAATCAGACAGCCTGGGTCGAGGCAGGGGTGTTTAACGGAGATCTTCAGTCAGCGGCCGCCGCGCACGGTCTCTTTTTTCCGCCGGATCCTGCGAGCATGGACTTTTCCACCCTCGGGGGGAATGCGGCCGAAAACGCCGGCGGGGCCCGAGCGGTCAAGTACGGTGTAACCAGGGATTATGTCATGGCTCTGGAGGTGGTTATGCCCACCGGCGAGATCGTCCACACCGGTTCCGCCGCCATCAAGAGCGTGACTGGCTATGATCTTACCAGGCTTATCGTGGGATCCGAGGGGACGTTGGGTGTCATCACACGACTCTGTCTGAAGCTGATCCCCATTCCGGAAGCAGTGGGGACGATGCTGGCAGCCTTCCCCGAAATAAACACGGCAGCCAAGGCTGTGGCCATGATCATGTCCAGCCGGGTCACTCCGTCCACACTGGAGTTTATGGACCGAACCGCGGTAGAGTGCGTTAAGGAGTATCTCCAGGACGATATCCCCCCAGATGTGGCGGCCCTCCTCCTCATAGAGGTGGATGGCAGCCCCTCTGTTGTGGAGGCGGATTCCAAGGTTCTTGAAAAAAAGTGTCTTGAGGCTGGAGCGCGGTATGTGCAGTCCGCCCGGGAATCTGAGGAAAGGGAAGCGCTCTGGACAGCAAGACGGTCTCTGTCACCTGCCATCATGAAGATCCGGCCCCTGAAGATAAACGAGGATGTGGCTGTTCCCCGCATGAAGATTCCCGACCTCATAACCGGGATCGAGGAACTTGCCCGAAAGCACCGCCTTACGATCGTTAATTTCGGGCATGCCGGTGATGGCAACGTCCACGTTAACTTTCTCCTGGACCCTGAGGACAAGGAGGAAGTGTCTCGTGCGGATCACTGCGTCAAGGAACTTTTTCAACTCGTTATAGCCCTGGGAGGAACCCTTTCCGGAGAACACGGGATAGGGATAGCCAAGGCACCCTATCTTGATATCGAACTGGAATCCTCCGCCACGGATGTCATGAAGAAGATCAAGCATGCTCTCGACCCCAACAACATTCTGAACCCCCACAAGACTTTTGATTACGACAAGACAAGCCTTGAAAGGGAACTCTCCCCTCACAATGGATAA
- a CDS encoding AAA family ATPase: protein MFTPKDELDSQIREEKIREEKRPEETPQRVRPGKEFSLRVTKAFIDDEGKGLARIDTGLLQQLGAMPGEVLQITGRRSTVARAAQLTANYTGQELIQIDGITRDNAQVSIDEWVTVSKVPFKGADTLLLAPVEAGAAIPKDEELAHIRHLLSGLHVVVGDRVQIVFFGTRPQFFIVEGMSPRGCVRVNANTTLSFRTSDFSQEKSSRTSYEDIGGLDVELSHVREMIELPLKFPELFGDLGIDPPKGVLLSGPPGTGKTLLARTISSEVRAHFIHVNGPEVIHKFYGESEAKLRQIFEEARKNAPSIIFLDEIDALAPKRAQVIGDVEKRVVAQLLALMDGVKSRGEVVIIGATNMPELLDPALRRPGRFDREITIGSPSREGRKQILKIHSRTMPLAEDVDLDQLAEICNGYVGADIAALCKEAGMATLRRIMPAIKFQLDEKPILKEGAVIKVTAADFVEAYKTVQPTSTREFHIERANFAFDDVGGLDEIKKNLLSIAQFPKRDLPIFANTRLSPPKGVLLSGPSGTGKTLMARALSGQTGMTLIVVDPPTLLSKWVGETEKGLKEVFKRAKQASPCILLIDEIEAIAPARTAEDAGEVSQRIVSQLFRELDELHGSLGVLVVAATNRIDLMEPALLRAGRFDYIIDFPRPSREERVQILDIYLKDMPLDPKVDLGHLADLGEGWSGADIEAMCKKAVMFALDECLTSSEKPDLNKCVIGPAHFEQAAVQSHVSNDSPPAVRH from the coding sequence GTGTTTACACCCAAAGACGAGCTTGATAGTCAAATTCGCGAAGAAAAAATACGGGAAGAAAAAAGACCTGAAGAAACTCCACAGAGGGTAAGACCTGGAAAAGAGTTCTCCCTTCGGGTGACCAAGGCCTTTATAGATGATGAAGGTAAGGGACTTGCCCGGATCGACACAGGGCTCCTCCAGCAGCTCGGCGCCATGCCGGGAGAAGTTCTGCAGATCACCGGCCGCCGTTCCACGGTAGCTCGCGCCGCTCAACTCACCGCTAATTACACCGGCCAGGAACTCATTCAGATAGACGGGATCACCCGTGATAACGCCCAGGTCTCCATCGACGAATGGGTTACTGTCTCAAAGGTGCCTTTCAAGGGAGCCGATACGCTTCTCCTTGCTCCCGTAGAAGCCGGCGCTGCCATTCCCAAGGATGAGGAGCTTGCCCATATTCGCCACCTCCTCTCCGGTCTTCATGTGGTTGTGGGGGACAGAGTCCAGATCGTTTTCTTCGGAACCAGACCCCAGTTTTTTATCGTTGAGGGGATGAGCCCCAGGGGCTGTGTGCGGGTAAACGCAAACACCACCCTCTCCTTTAGAACTTCCGATTTCTCTCAGGAGAAATCGTCACGCACATCCTATGAGGACATAGGAGGCCTGGACGTAGAGCTGAGCCACGTCCGGGAAATGATAGAACTTCCGTTGAAGTTTCCTGAACTGTTCGGGGATCTGGGGATCGACCCACCCAAAGGGGTCTTGCTTTCGGGACCGCCAGGAACGGGAAAAACCCTCCTGGCGCGTACTATTTCCAGCGAGGTCAGGGCCCATTTCATCCATGTCAACGGCCCCGAGGTTATCCACAAATTCTACGGGGAGAGCGAAGCCAAGCTCAGACAGATTTTCGAGGAGGCCCGTAAGAACGCACCGAGCATCATCTTTCTGGATGAGATAGACGCCCTTGCTCCCAAAAGGGCGCAGGTCATAGGAGATGTGGAAAAGCGCGTTGTGGCCCAGCTCCTTGCTCTCATGGATGGTGTGAAGTCCAGGGGCGAGGTCGTCATTATCGGCGCTACGAACATGCCTGAACTTCTCGACCCGGCGCTTAGGCGACCGGGTCGTTTTGATCGTGAGATAACCATCGGCTCTCCCAGCAGGGAAGGCCGCAAGCAGATCCTGAAGATACACTCCAGGACCATGCCTCTAGCCGAGGATGTGGACCTGGACCAACTGGCCGAGATATGCAACGGGTACGTGGGTGCGGACATAGCGGCCTTGTGCAAAGAGGCGGGCATGGCGACGCTGCGCCGGATCATGCCCGCCATCAAGTTCCAGCTGGACGAGAAGCCTATACTGAAGGAAGGGGCCGTGATCAAGGTTACCGCCGCCGATTTCGTCGAGGCTTACAAGACCGTGCAGCCCACCTCAACCAGGGAGTTCCATATAGAGAGGGCAAACTTCGCCTTTGACGACGTGGGGGGCCTGGATGAGATCAAGAAAAACCTCCTTTCCATTGCCCAGTTCCCGAAACGCGATCTGCCAATCTTCGCCAACACCCGACTGAGCCCCCCCAAAGGAGTCCTTCTTTCCGGGCCTTCCGGGACTGGTAAGACACTGATGGCCAGGGCCCTGTCGGGCCAGACCGGTATGACTCTCATTGTTGTGGACCCTCCGACCCTCCTTTCCAAATGGGTAGGTGAAACTGAAAAGGGACTCAAGGAGGTCTTCAAACGAGCCAAACAGGCCTCACCATGTATCCTGCTCATTGACGAAATTGAGGCCATCGCCCCGGCACGTACCGCTGAAGACGCAGGCGAGGTTTCCCAGCGCATCGTGAGCCAACTCTTCAGGGAACTGGATGAACTGCATGGATCACTGGGTGTCCTGGTAGTGGCAGCGACCAACCGAATTGATCTCATGGAACCTGCTCTTCTCAGAGCGGGACGTTTTGACTACATCATTGACTTCCCCAGGCCTTCAAGGGAAGAGAGGGTGCAGATTCTGGATATTTATCTCAAAGACATGCCCCTCGACCCCAAGGTTGACCTCGGACACCTCGCAGATCTGGGCGAAGGATGGTCTGGTGCAGACATCGAGGCCATGTGTAAAAAGGCGGTCATGTTTGCTCTGGACGAATGCCTCACCAGCAGTGAAAAGCCGGATCTTAATAAGTGCGTCATTGGCCCCGCTCATTT